Proteins encoded by one window of Musa acuminata AAA Group cultivar baxijiao chromosome BXJ2-9, Cavendish_Baxijiao_AAA, whole genome shotgun sequence:
- the LOC135622766 gene encoding immune-associated nucleotide-binding protein 9-like has translation MSRSSIDDDRDFTNSVNTVNTFVLFGKTGNGKSATGNSILGREAFLSRLSLFGVTSTCELQSTTLQDGRIVNVIDTPGLFDNSDESEATGKEIVRCVNLAKDGIHAILMVFSARSRFSPEEESAIESLKTFFGEKILDYMIAVFTGGDDLESCDQTLKEFIGCTKHQSLQKFLESCKNRIVLFDNKTKDETKRAKQMQGLLYLVDSVIASNGGKPFSDKLFDELKEGALRLQHKEKEVESMKGYSEQQISALKEEIYSSYDDQLARVTEMVEHKLMQTVEKLKKLLAEEQAARLKAEKISQEATKRSGKEIDRLRANLERAKKDAEEFRMRAESKKMCVYL, from the exons ATGAGTAGAAGCAGCATAGATGATGACCGGGACTTCACCAACTCGGTTAACACTGTTAATACTTTTGTTCTTTTTGGAAAAACTGGCAATGGAAAAAGTGCAACTGGCAATAGTATTCTGGGCAGAGAGGCATTCTTGTCAAGGCTTAGCTTGTTTGGCGTGACGAGTACTTGTGAATTGCAAAGCACTACGTTGCAGGATGGTCGGATTGTGAATGTCATTGACACACCGG GACTGTTTGATAATTCTGATGAATCAGAGGCCACCGGCAAAGAGATTGTTCGATGTGTAAATTTGGCAAAGGATGGcattcatgcaatacttatggTTTTTTCTGCTAGATCGCGTTTCTCACCCGAAGAAGAGTCTGCAATTGAAAGTCTCAAAACCTTTTTCGGTGAGAAAATCCTTGACTATATGATTGCAGTTTTTACTGGTGGAGATGATCTGGAAAGCTGTGACCAAACTCTCAAGGAATTCATAGGTTGTACAAAGCATCAGTCTCTACAG AAATTTCTCGAATCCTGTAAAAATAGGATTGTGCTTTTTGATAACAAGACTAAAGATGAGACCAAACGAGCTAAGCAGATGCAAGGACTTTTATATCTTGTGGATTCTGTCATCGCAAGCAATGGCGGAAAACCATTTTCAGATAAGCTGTTTGATGAACTTAAG GAAGGAGCTTTGAGGCTCCAGCACAAGGAGAAAGAGGTTGAATCTATGAAAGGATATTCTGAGCAACAGATATCTGCATTGAAGGAAGAAATATACAGTTCCTATGATGATCAGCTTGCACGAGTAACTGAAATG GTCGAGCATAAGCTAATGCAAACCGTGGAGAAACTCAAGAAACTGTTGGCCGAAGAGCAAGCTGCACGCCTAAAAGCAGAGAAGATTTCGCAGGAAGCCACAAAGAGGTCAGGCAAAGAGATCGATAGGCTAAGGGCGAACCTGGAGAGAGCTAAGAAGGATGCCGAAGAATTCAGAATGCGTGCCGAGAGTAAGAAAATGTGTGTCTACCTGTGA
- the LOC103997460 gene encoding receptor protein-tyrosine kinase CEPR2, producing the protein MAGFLHPFFHLLSTLLLLASLRISNSQDEQAQALLHLKSTLIDPANFLETWKESSSPCRFLGVTCDSTSGEVTGISLPRSNLSGEISPSIALLSSLTTLLLQENSMSGTVPAELANCMNLQVLNLSSNSLTGQLPDLSGLKNLKVLDVSSNKLSGSFPPWIGNLSGLVELGLAENDFDEGEIPPGIGNLKNLTWLYMANCNLSGEIPDSVSELSSLGTLDFSQNKLSGPLPKAISKLRKLFKIELYQNNLTGVIPPELSDLTELREIDVSRNQISGRIPAEVGSLKKLTVIQLYRNDFWGELPRGFGDLQFLSAFSIYENRFSGEFPANFGRFSPLNSFDISENNFSGRFPGFLCQNNNLQFLLALENKFSGAFPDSYANCKTLRRFRISQNSFSGRLPNGIWGLPFAVIIDVSDNGFTGRIPSEIGKSTSLSQLSVRNNKLSGEIPAEIGKLSQLQKLYASNNSLSGRIPSEIGSLYQLTTLHLQDNDLSGSIPSELGLCSRLVEIDLSQNTLGGRIPGTLSQLASLNSINLSRNLITGPIPDGLQSLKLSSIDFSGNKLSGRVPPGLLVIAGEEAFSGNPALCIDGRSGNRWDPELGMCRVSSKHRYVFGNRMVFTALVFSALIIFLAGLVLVSYRSLKLDESIRNKDLDECMEDEPEWKIESFYPLELDAEEMSNLDEEHLIGSGSTGKVYRLDLRNRSTVAVKQLLKGNEARVFMAEMNILGKIRHRNILKLHACLTRGDLSLLVFEFMPNGNLYHALRREVKAGEPELDWNKRYKIAMGAAKGIMYLHHDCSPAIIHRDIKSNNILLDEDYEAKIADFGIAKIAEESDSSCFAGTHGYIAPELAYSVKVTEKSDVYSFGIVLLELLTGHGPVEPQYGEGKDIVYWVSTHLNQQNASEILDSRVSSPAEECMMKVLKVAILCTTKLPNLRPTMREVVNMLIDADPCNLAAREKNYYKNL; encoded by the exons ATGGCCGGATTCCTCCACCCTTTCTTCCATCTCCTGAGCACTCTTCTTCTGCTAGCTTCTCTGCGAATCTCGAACTCCCAAGATGAGCAAGCCCAGGCGCTGCTGCATTTGAAGAGCACCCTAATTGACCCTGCAAATTTTCTCGAGACATGGAAGGAATCCAGTTCTCCATGCAGGTTTCTTGGTGTCACTTGTGACTCCACCTCTGGTGAGGTCACTGGGATCTCACTGCCAAGAAGTAATCTCTCTGGTGAGATCTCACCATCGATCGCCCTCCTCAGCAGCCTCACCACTCTTCTCCTGCAAGAGAATTCCATGTCGGGGACTGTTCCTGCGGAGCTGGCAAACTGCATGAATCTCCAGGTCCTCAACCTGTCTTCCAATAGCTTGACGGGCCAATTACCAGATCTCTCAGGCTTAAAGAACCTCAAAGTCCTTGATGTCTCGAGCAACAAGCTTTCCGGTAGCTTTCCACCATGGATCGGGAACTTGTCAGGCCTGGTTGAGCTCGGCCTGGCCGAGAACGACTTCGACGAGGGGGAGATTCCGCCAGGAATCGGGAACCTGAAGAACTTGACCTGGCTTTACATGGCGAACTGTAATCTAAGCGGAGAGATCCCGGACTCGGTATCCGAATTGTCCTCACTTGGCACACTCGATTTCTCTCAGAACAAACTCTCAGGACCATTACCAAAGGCAATCTCGAAGCTGCGCAAGCTGTTCAAGATCGAGCTCTACCAGAACAATCTAACTGGTGTGATACCTCCTGAGCTATCAGACCTCACTGAGCTCCGAGAGATCGATGTCTCCCGGAATCAGATCAGTGGGAGAATTCCAGCTGAAGTCGGCAGTCTCAAGAAGCTCACAGTGATCCAATTATACAGGAACGACTTCTGGGGTGAGCTCCCACGAGGCTTCGGTGACCTGCAGTTCCTCAGTGCATTCTCTATCTATGAGAACAGATTCTCCGGGGAGTTTCCTGCAAACTTTGGAAGATTCTCACCTCTGAACAGCTTTGACATCTCGGAGAACAACTTCTCCGGGCGGTTCCCCGGATTCTTGTGCCAAAACAACAACCTGCAGTTCCTGCTTGCCCTCGAGAACAAGTTCTCAGGTGCATTTCCGGATTCATATGCTAACTGTAAGACTCTGCGTAGGTTCAGGATCAGCCAGAATAGCTTCTCGGGTAGGCTTCCGAATGGGATTTGGGGACTGCCATTTGCGGTCATCATCGATGTATCGGACAATGGGTTCACCGGAAGAATACCTTCGGAGATAGGGAAGTCCACCAGCTTGAGCCAGCTCTCTGTGCGGAACAACAAGCTATCCGGTGAGATTCCAGCTGAGATTGGGAAGCTCTCACAGCTACAGAAGCTGTACGCATCCAACAACTCCCTCTCAGGTCGCATTCCATCTGAAATCGGCAGCCTGTACCAGTTGACAACTCTGCATTTGCAAGACAACGATCTTAGTGGATCCATACCATCAGAACTTGGACTGTGCAGCAGGCTGGTGGAGATAGATCTTTCACAGAACACATTGGGTGGTCGTATTCCGGGAACACTGTCCCAGTTGGCATCTCTCAACTCGATAAACCTTTCGCGGAACTTGATCACAGGTCCAATTCCAGATGGTTTGCAGTCTCTTAAGCTCAGCTCTATCGATTTCTCCGGTAACAAATTATCCGGAAGAGTTCCTCCCGGTCTTCTCGTGATAGCTGGAGAAGAAGCATTCTCTGGTAATCCAGCACTCTGCATCGATGGGAGATCAGGAAACAGATGGGATCCTGAATTGGGAATGTGCAGAGTAAGCAGCAAACACAGATATGTTTTCGGAAATAGAATGGTTTTCACAGCCCTTGTTTTCTCAGCACTGATCATATTTCTAGCTGGACTAGTGTTGGTGAGTTACAGGAGCTTGAAGCTTGATGAATCCATTAGAAATAAGGATCTTGATGAGTGCATGGAAGATGAGCCGGAGTGGAAAATTGAGTCATTTTATCCACTAGAACTGGATGCAGAAGAGATGTCGAATTTGGATGAAGAGCATTTGATtggcagtggaagcactggcaaaGTTTACAGATTGGATCTAAGGAACAGAAGCACGGTCGCCGTGAAGCAGCTGCTGAAGGGGAATGAAGCTAGAGTTTTCATGGCAGAAATGAACATACTAGGAAAGATCAGGCACAGGAACATACTGAAGCTTCATGCTTGCTTGACAAGAGGGGATCTTAGTCTCCTTGTGTTTGAGTTCATGCCCAATGGCAATCTTTATCACGCCCTTCGCCGCGAAGTAAAAGCTGGGGAGCCAGAGTTGGACTGGAACAAGCGCTACAAGATTGCCATGGGTGCAGCAAAGGGGATTATGTATCTTCACCATGACTGCTCCCCAGCCATAATTCACAGGGACATAAAATCCAACAACATACTGCTTGATGAGGACTATGAAGCTAAAATTGCCGACTTTGGGATCGCGAAAATAGCAGAGGAGTCAGATTCAAGCTGTTTTGCTGGCACGCATGGTTACATCGCTCCCG AACTGGCATATTCAGTCAAGGTGACAGAAAAGAGTGATGTGTATAGCTTTGGTATAGTCTTGCTTGAATTGCTTACCGGGCATGGACCTGTTGAGCCTCAGTACGGTGAAGGCAAAGACATAGTCTACTGGGTTTCCACTCATCTCAATCAGCAAAATGCTTCAGAGATTTTGGACTCAAGAGTGTCAAGCCCTGCAGAAGAATGCATGATGAAGGTTCTGAAGGTTGCAATCCTGTGTACCACCAAGTTGCCAAATCTAAGACCTACCATGAGAGAGGTGGTCAATATGCTGATCGATGCAGATCCTTGCAATCTTGCTGCCAGGGAAAAGAACTACTACAAGAATCTTTAG